The following proteins are co-located in the Melanotaenia boesemani isolate fMelBoe1 chromosome 5, fMelBoe1.pri, whole genome shotgun sequence genome:
- the LOC121640513 gene encoding uncharacterized protein LOC121640513 isoform X1, translated as MCGILKFILMSVAFAGAAPVTSGPNYAAQDGPDENVTLQCSSGNTTLTAGIKGHQDITVHVGEQCKLIFPKMSGDHSSVFLKRNGSNQYVGGCRDQHDLGESLDPLFTGQVEQSDCMKMDEGFSLTFMSLAMNYTGTYTWKSGGKSSSFTLNVTDGGGGIIVVVFIVIVVVIVVVIIIIFCVFVVFIVFVKNKKALEIKLVVFKKYVRDKSCFKNDVI; from the exons ATGTGTGGAATACttaaatttatattaatgtCGGTGGCGTTTGCTGGAG cgGCTCCAGTAACTTCAGGACCAAATTATGCAGCACAAGATGGTCCAGATGAAAACGTCACCCTGCAGTGTTCAAGTGGAAACACCACTCTTACAGCAG GAATAAAAG GCCATCAGGACATCACCGTCCACGTTGGGGAGCAATGCAAGCTCATCTTTCCAAAGATGAGCGGTGATCATTCCTCAGTGTTCCTGAAAAGGAACGGCAGCAACCAGTATGTTGGTGGTTGCAGAGACCAGCATGACCTAGGAGAAAGCCTGGACCCGTTATTTACCGGCCAGGTGGAGCAGAGCGACTGCATGAAGATGGATGAAGGCTTCAGTCTGACCTTCATGTCTCTGGCCATGAACTACACAGGGACATACACCTGGAAGAGTGGAGGAAAGAGCAGCTCCTTCACCCTGAATGTTACTGACGGAG gtGGAGGCATCATCGTCGTCGTCTTCATCGTCATCGTTGTCGTCATCGttgtcgtcatcatcatcattttttgtgtatttgttgtttttatagtatttgtaaagaataaaaaagcattGGAGATCAAATTAgttgtttttaagaaatatgTCCGagataaaagctgttttaaaaatgatgtcATCTAG
- the LOC121640513 gene encoding uncharacterized protein LOC121640513 isoform X2, which produces MCGILKFILMSVAFAGAAPVTSGPNYAAQDGPDENVTLQCSSGNTTLTAGHQDITVHVGEQCKLIFPKMSGDHSSVFLKRNGSNQYVGGCRDQHDLGESLDPLFTGQVEQSDCMKMDEGFSLTFMSLAMNYTGTYTWKSGGKSSSFTLNVTDGGGGIIVVVFIVIVVVIVVVIIIIFCVFVVFIVFVKNKKALEIKLVVFKKYVRDKSCFKNDVI; this is translated from the exons ATGTGTGGAATACttaaatttatattaatgtCGGTGGCGTTTGCTGGAG cgGCTCCAGTAACTTCAGGACCAAATTATGCAGCACAAGATGGTCCAGATGAAAACGTCACCCTGCAGTGTTCAAGTGGAAACACCACTCTTACAGCAG GCCATCAGGACATCACCGTCCACGTTGGGGAGCAATGCAAGCTCATCTTTCCAAAGATGAGCGGTGATCATTCCTCAGTGTTCCTGAAAAGGAACGGCAGCAACCAGTATGTTGGTGGTTGCAGAGACCAGCATGACCTAGGAGAAAGCCTGGACCCGTTATTTACCGGCCAGGTGGAGCAGAGCGACTGCATGAAGATGGATGAAGGCTTCAGTCTGACCTTCATGTCTCTGGCCATGAACTACACAGGGACATACACCTGGAAGAGTGGAGGAAAGAGCAGCTCCTTCACCCTGAATGTTACTGACGGAG gtGGAGGCATCATCGTCGTCGTCTTCATCGTCATCGTTGTCGTCATCGttgtcgtcatcatcatcattttttgtgtatttgttgtttttatagtatttgtaaagaataaaaaagcattGGAGATCAAATTAgttgtttttaagaaatatgTCCGagataaaagctgttttaaaaatgatgtcATCTAG
- the LOC121640496 gene encoding Fc receptor-like protein 5 isoform X3 — MEEASLLQLLFLNSLLCCTTHQARLTANPRWSQFFTEASVSLSCEEDGSSAGWTVRRKTAGGTVSQCGKGWGKLMASSCSNSLMLEWDSGVYWCESREGATSNSINLTVTGGSVILQSPVLPVMEGDDLTLSCQSKPPSNLPAAFYKDGSLIRTESTGHMTLHHVTRSDEGLYRCSISSYGESPPSWISVTEAPPPASPSLHLVFTLLLHLLVFCPYFISTLLMVSLYRQGHRK; from the exons ATGGAGGAAGCGtcgctgctgcagctgctct ttcTGAACTCACTGCTTTGCTGCACAACACACCAAG CCCGTTTGACTGCGAATCCCAGATGGTCTCAGTTCTTTACGGAGGCATCTGTGTCTCTGAGCTGTGAGGAGGACGGCAGCTCTGCTGGATGGACTGTGAGGagaaaaacagctggaggaactGTGTCTCAGTGTGGAAAAGGATGGGGAAAACTAATGGCTTCCTCTTGTAGCAACAGTCTGATGCTCGAATGGGACTCTGGAGTTTACTGGTGTGAGTCCAGAGAGGGAGCAACCAGTAACAGCATCAACCTCACTGTCACTG gtggatcagtgatcctgcagagtcctgtcctccctgtgatggagggagatgacctcactctgagctgtcaatcaaagcCTCCCTCCAACCTCCCAGCTGCTTTCTATAAAGATGGCTCCCTCATCAGGACTGAGTctacaggtcacatgaccctccACCATGTTACcaggtctgatgaaggtctCTACAGGTGTAGCATCAGCAGTTATGGAGAGTCTCCACCCAGCTGGATCTCTGTCACAG AAGCTCCACCCCCTGCCTCACCCTCCCTCCATCTTGTGTTCACtctgctcctccacctgctggtgTTCTGTCCGTACTTCATCTCCACCCTCCTCATGGTGTCTTTATATCGACAAGGACACAG GAAGTGA
- the LOC121640496 gene encoding Fc receptor-like protein 5 isoform X2 produces the protein MEEASLLQLLSRLTANPRWSQFFTEASVSLSCEEDGSSAGWTVRRKTAGGTVSQCGKGWGKLMASSCSNSLMLEWDSGVYWCESREGATSNSINLTVTGGSVILQSPVLPVMEGDDLTLSCQSKPPSNLPAAFYKDGSLIRTESTGHMTLHHVTRSDEGLYRCSISSYGESPPSWISVTGKPTTTALPTTRAPPTTKADCTTTVAQGPDVAPLPTEAPPPASPSLHLVFTLLLHLLVFCPYFISTLLMVSLYRQGHRK, from the exons ATGGAGGAAGCGtcgctgctgcagctgctct CCCGTTTGACTGCGAATCCCAGATGGTCTCAGTTCTTTACGGAGGCATCTGTGTCTCTGAGCTGTGAGGAGGACGGCAGCTCTGCTGGATGGACTGTGAGGagaaaaacagctggaggaactGTGTCTCAGTGTGGAAAAGGATGGGGAAAACTAATGGCTTCCTCTTGTAGCAACAGTCTGATGCTCGAATGGGACTCTGGAGTTTACTGGTGTGAGTCCAGAGAGGGAGCAACCAGTAACAGCATCAACCTCACTGTCACTG gtggatcagtgatcctgcagagtcctgtcctccctgtgatggagggagatgacctcactctgagctgtcaatcaaagcCTCCCTCCAACCTCCCAGCTGCTTTCTATAAAGATGGCTCCCTCATCAGGACTGAGTctacaggtcacatgaccctccACCATGTTACcaggtctgatgaaggtctCTACAGGTGTAGCATCAGCAGTTATGGAGAGTCTCCACCCAGCTGGATCTCTGTCACAG GTAAACCTACAACCACAGCCCTGCCCACTACTAGAGCCCCACCCACAACCAAAGCAGACTGTACCACAACTGTAGCCCAGGGCCCTGATGTAGCACCTCTCCCTACAGAAGCTCCACCCCCTGCCTCACCCTCCCTCCATCTTGTGTTCACtctgctcctccacctgctggtgTTCTGTCCGTACTTCATCTCCACCCTCCTCATGGTGTCTTTATATCGACAAGGACACAG GAAGTGA
- the LOC121640496 gene encoding Fc receptor-like protein 5 isoform X1: MEEASLLQLLFLNSLLCCTTHQARLTANPRWSQFFTEASVSLSCEEDGSSAGWTVRRKTAGGTVSQCGKGWGKLMASSCSNSLMLEWDSGVYWCESREGATSNSINLTVTGGSVILQSPVLPVMEGDDLTLSCQSKPPSNLPAAFYKDGSLIRTESTGHMTLHHVTRSDEGLYRCSISSYGESPPSWISVTGKPTTTALPTTRAPPTTKADCTTTVAQGPDVAPLPTEAPPPASPSLHLVFTLLLHLLVFCPYFISTLLMVSLYRQGHRK, translated from the exons ATGGAGGAAGCGtcgctgctgcagctgctct ttcTGAACTCACTGCTTTGCTGCACAACACACCAAG CCCGTTTGACTGCGAATCCCAGATGGTCTCAGTTCTTTACGGAGGCATCTGTGTCTCTGAGCTGTGAGGAGGACGGCAGCTCTGCTGGATGGACTGTGAGGagaaaaacagctggaggaactGTGTCTCAGTGTGGAAAAGGATGGGGAAAACTAATGGCTTCCTCTTGTAGCAACAGTCTGATGCTCGAATGGGACTCTGGAGTTTACTGGTGTGAGTCCAGAGAGGGAGCAACCAGTAACAGCATCAACCTCACTGTCACTG gtggatcagtgatcctgcagagtcctgtcctccctgtgatggagggagatgacctcactctgagctgtcaatcaaagcCTCCCTCCAACCTCCCAGCTGCTTTCTATAAAGATGGCTCCCTCATCAGGACTGAGTctacaggtcacatgaccctccACCATGTTACcaggtctgatgaaggtctCTACAGGTGTAGCATCAGCAGTTATGGAGAGTCTCCACCCAGCTGGATCTCTGTCACAG GTAAACCTACAACCACAGCCCTGCCCACTACTAGAGCCCCACCCACAACCAAAGCAGACTGTACCACAACTGTAGCCCAGGGCCCTGATGTAGCACCTCTCCCTACAGAAGCTCCACCCCCTGCCTCACCCTCCCTCCATCTTGTGTTCACtctgctcctccacctgctggtgTTCTGTCCGTACTTCATCTCCACCCTCCTCATGGTGTCTTTATATCGACAAGGACACAG GAAGTGA